A window of Fictibacillus halophilus contains these coding sequences:
- a CDS encoding NUDIX hydrolase, with translation MGYIHELRKVVGTRPLIMVGACVLLLNDKNELLLQLRTDNHMWGLAGGSIEPGEGLEETAKRELFEETGLTANEISLFNIFSGPEFYYQYPHGDEVYNVVSAYVCRNYEGVLMPDEKETSALQFFPLHKLPPNMNPVDIPIVNELLATQDITSPL, from the coding sequence ATGGGCTACATTCATGAACTCAGAAAAGTAGTGGGAACACGGCCGCTCATCATGGTGGGAGCTTGTGTGCTACTACTAAACGATAAGAACGAGTTGCTTTTACAATTAAGAACGGACAATCACATGTGGGGCTTAGCGGGTGGCTCAATAGAACCTGGAGAAGGGTTAGAAGAAACAGCGAAAAGAGAACTGTTTGAAGAGACCGGATTGACTGCAAATGAAATTTCTCTATTTAACATCTTTTCGGGTCCAGAATTTTATTATCAATATCCGCATGGAGATGAGGTTTATAATGTTGTATCAGCCTACGTATGTAGAAATTACGAAGGCGTTCTAATGCCTGATGAAAAGGAAACATCCGCTCTCCAATTTTTCCCCCTTCACAAACTGCCACCTAACATGAATCCGGTAGATATACCGATTGTTAATGAGTTACTGGCAACGCAAGACATCACCTCACCACTATAA
- a CDS encoding C39 family peptidase: MKRITLLLVAAFLIGVSYAVYEQTVAEKQNVQNDFPTINMKVAKAKDEVSISDVPLIMQKPELDRGCEVTSLAMLLQYAGVDVGKMELAKEIKKDNTPYKNDNGTYYYGNPNEGFVGDIYTFDKMGYGVYHGPVADLAEKYLPGKVSDLSGQSFEEAVLQPLSDEKPVWVIINAKYQKLPESEFRKWNTPTGEVEITWNEHSVVVTGYDDEFIYFNDPLGVETKAARSGFEEAWVQMGAQAITIK; the protein is encoded by the coding sequence ATGAAAAGAATCACTCTACTATTAGTTGCAGCATTTTTAATTGGTGTTAGTTACGCAGTATATGAACAAACAGTTGCTGAAAAACAAAATGTACAGAACGATTTCCCCACTATTAATATGAAAGTAGCGAAAGCAAAAGATGAAGTAAGCATTTCAGATGTTCCGTTGATTATGCAAAAACCCGAGTTAGATAGAGGCTGTGAAGTCACTTCACTAGCGATGCTGCTTCAATATGCTGGCGTGGACGTTGGAAAGATGGAACTAGCCAAAGAAATAAAAAAAGACAACACACCTTATAAAAATGACAACGGTACTTATTATTACGGCAATCCGAACGAAGGTTTTGTTGGTGATATCTACACTTTTGATAAGATGGGTTATGGCGTCTATCATGGTCCTGTGGCTGATTTAGCAGAAAAGTATTTGCCCGGTAAGGTCAGTGATTTAAGTGGACAATCTTTTGAGGAAGCAGTGCTACAGCCTTTATCCGATGAAAAACCGGTGTGGGTCATCATAAACGCAAAATATCAAAAACTTCCGGAGTCAGAGTTCCGTAAATGGAACACGCCGACAGGAGAAGTGGAAATTACTTGGAATGAACACTCTGTGGTCGTCACTGGGTATGATGATGAATTTATTTACTTTAATGATCCGCTTGGTGTAGAAACAAAAGCAGCTCGTAGTGGTTTCGAGGAAGCCTGGGTGCAGATGGGTGCGCAGGCGATAACGATAAAATAA
- a CDS encoding MBOAT family O-acyltransferase gives MVFSNLVFLFMFLPIVLAAYFLLPKMFKNFVLLLASLIFYAWGEPKYVILMLFSILMNYLFGLMVHKYRNQLKHKKMVIALSVIANIGLLGYYKYSNFFIENLNNVFGLNISNEPLPLPIGISFFTFQAMSYVIDVYRRDAAVQTNVFDLALYIALFPQLVAGPIVRYNTVAEEIKKRVHSIELFSEGVRRFIIGLSKKVLIANPMGELADTLFAMNPGDMSSGTAWLGIIAYTLQIYFDFSGYSDMAIGLGKMFGFNFLENFNYPYISRSVSEFWRRWHISLSSWFRDYVYIPLGGNRKGPWKTYRNLLIVWTITGFWHGASWTFMAWGFYYGIIISLERLGLSKFLEKLWSPIQHVYVLLIVMIGWVFFRADSFDYSFNFIQTLFGMNGTQALDNSTFLYLNDYGYVFILGILFSMPVMDWLRKMLYRENSFIGRWAVPIVSPVVYMALLVFVTMFLVNSTYNPFIYFRF, from the coding sequence ATGGTCTTTAGTAATCTCGTTTTTTTATTCATGTTTTTGCCTATTGTTCTAGCAGCCTATTTTCTGCTGCCAAAAATGTTTAAAAACTTTGTATTGTTGCTTGCTAGTCTTATTTTTTACGCGTGGGGCGAGCCAAAATATGTAATACTAATGCTTTTTTCTATACTTATGAACTATCTGTTCGGTTTGATGGTCCACAAGTATCGCAACCAGTTAAAACACAAGAAAATGGTTATCGCACTATCTGTTATTGCTAATATTGGTCTACTCGGCTACTACAAATACAGCAACTTCTTCATTGAGAATTTGAACAATGTGTTTGGTTTAAACATCTCCAACGAACCGTTGCCATTGCCGATCGGAATTTCTTTTTTCACGTTCCAGGCGATGAGTTATGTGATTGATGTTTACCGTCGTGACGCTGCTGTCCAAACTAACGTATTTGACCTGGCTCTCTATATCGCCCTCTTTCCACAGCTCGTGGCAGGTCCAATCGTTCGATACAATACGGTCGCTGAGGAAATTAAGAAACGCGTGCATAGCATTGAACTGTTTTCTGAAGGGGTTCGACGCTTTATTATCGGTCTCTCTAAAAAAGTACTTATTGCAAATCCGATGGGTGAACTTGCAGACACCCTTTTTGCCATGAACCCCGGAGACATGAGTTCTGGAACGGCTTGGCTAGGAATCATCGCCTACACGCTCCAAATCTATTTTGATTTCTCTGGATATAGCGACATGGCAATTGGTCTCGGTAAGATGTTTGGTTTTAACTTCTTAGAAAACTTTAACTATCCTTACATTTCACGAAGCGTTTCAGAGTTCTGGAGAAGATGGCACATTTCATTAAGTTCCTGGTTCCGTGATTATGTATATATTCCATTAGGCGGAAACCGAAAAGGACCTTGGAAAACATACCGAAACCTGCTTATCGTATGGACGATTACGGGCTTTTGGCACGGTGCCAGCTGGACTTTCATGGCGTGGGGCTTTTACTACGGAATCATTATCAGTCTTGAACGACTCGGTCTGAGTAAGTTTTTAGAAAAATTGTGGAGTCCGATTCAACACGTTTATGTACTCTTAATCGTCATGATCGGTTGGGTATTCTTCCGTGCTGATAGCTTTGATTACTCATTCAACTTCATTCAAACATTGTTTGGAATGAACGGAACACAAGCTCTTGATAACTCAACATTCCTTTATTTGAATGATTATGGTTATGTGTTTATTTTAGGTATCCTTTTCAGTATGCCAGTTATGGATTGGCTGAGAAAAATGTTATACCGTGAAAATAGTTTTATCGGTAGATGGGCCGTTCCGATCGTGAGTCCAGTTGTTTATATGGCTTTACTTGTATTTGTAACCATGTTCCTAGTGAACTCAACTTATAATCCATTTATCTACTTCCGATTCTAA
- a CDS encoding DHHW family protein — protein MKTISNVVLSVCFLAFVFGMALKMEYTEDRAESYYENRVLANEPEVKIQNLADGTFAKEYESYFSDQFINRDEWIKMYLNWQKMTNQTYIYKYLITDDRWVFPEPVSKFAKPSYDKTIQSMKDLNKFTAERNIELFYFSLPDRKNILDIPYPSYTGPNLAETNKNYVLSNLPIEPMHVVDVSESFKEKYDQNELKKLFYVTDHHWNTVGAFEGYSFVRNYLAKESSNFTDGKVDEEQYDMKCFDEKKFMGGYNKQLYGMIDLNRDKICHMVSKEYDISSFEVYTGPVAKETKTDWKKVYGKALNEEEELVDYSGVFTGDWRELNIINPAKKEEGKRALVIKDSYANPLTQLVSQHYYQTTFYDMRYNMDRTVYDFIEKNEFDTVIFLYNNANMFSLMYDFDLSEKAEREKKEKEQNKKKEDQVY, from the coding sequence ATGAAAACAATCAGCAACGTCGTACTTTCCGTTTGTTTTTTAGCATTCGTGTTTGGTATGGCACTCAAGATGGAGTATACAGAAGATCGCGCTGAATCTTATTATGAGAACCGCGTGCTTGCAAATGAACCGGAAGTGAAGATTCAAAATTTAGCCGATGGCACGTTTGCCAAAGAATATGAAAGTTACTTTAGCGACCAGTTTATCAATCGTGATGAATGGATCAAGATGTACTTAAACTGGCAGAAGATGACGAATCAAACGTATATTTATAAATACTTAATTACAGATGACCGCTGGGTTTTCCCTGAACCTGTTTCAAAGTTTGCCAAACCAAGCTACGATAAAACGATTCAATCGATGAAAGATCTCAATAAATTTACGGCTGAGCGAAATATTGAACTGTTCTACTTTTCGCTGCCAGATCGAAAAAATATTCTGGACATCCCTTATCCGTCATATACAGGACCAAACCTGGCAGAGACGAACAAAAACTATGTACTATCTAACTTGCCTATAGAACCTATGCATGTTGTTGATGTATCAGAATCATTCAAGGAAAAATATGATCAAAATGAATTAAAGAAGCTGTTCTATGTAACCGATCACCATTGGAACACAGTTGGTGCATTTGAAGGTTATAGTTTTGTGCGTAACTATCTAGCCAAAGAATCGTCTAACTTTACGGATGGCAAAGTGGATGAGGAACAATATGATATGAAGTGTTTCGACGAGAAGAAGTTTATGGGCGGTTACAACAAGCAGTTATACGGAATGATCGATTTAAACCGCGATAAAATCTGTCATATGGTATCAAAAGAATACGATATTTCTAGCTTTGAAGTATACACCGGTCCTGTTGCTAAAGAAACAAAGACAGACTGGAAAAAAGTTTATGGAAAAGCGTTAAATGAAGAAGAAGAGCTGGTAGATTATTCTGGAGTGTTTACAGGAGACTGGCGTGAATTAAACATTATCAACCCTGCCAAAAAAGAAGAGGGTAAGCGTGCATTAGTGATCAAAGATTCCTATGCTAATCCGTTGACCCAATTAGTGAGTCAGCATTATTACCAAACAACGTTTTATGATATGCGTTATAACATGGACCGTACCGTGTATGACTTCATAGAAAAAAATGAATTTGACACGGTCATCTTTTTATACAACAACGCAAACATGTTTTCTCTCATGTATGACTTCGATCTTTCTGAAAAAGCAGAGCGTGAGAAAAAAGAAAAAGAGCAAAATAAAAAGAAAGAAGATCAAGTCTATTAA
- a CDS encoding 5'-nucleotidase C-terminal domain-containing protein encodes MAKKSISKVSRTMLATTMALSVLATPITWKDVVSAKETIKFSDVSEKHWAYTVIHELANEGLVSGVGGNKFAPEQKLTRAQFISIIARALDLPEATKKTPFTDVPAWAANDIAAAYEAGLVKGTTPTKLEPTKTLTREEMIAMLVRAYEYGMDVKLEAGETPDFADMDKVSSWAKEVVAVGVQNGLINGKAGNLLAPQDITNRAEGAAVIYNLLDSSLISAQLLGLNDFHGQINTYKKVGDKMAGGAEYLAAYLKKHEAENPENTLLVHAGDAVGASSPASALLQDEPTIEIFNKLGFDVGTLGNHEFDEGVEEMKRLIFGGKHEATGDFAGAKFDYVAANVVDEFTKKPILDPYVVKEVEGVPVGFIGVVTTETPSIVIPSGVKGVKFTDETEAINKYAAELKELGVEAIVVLAHKPAISNTDGTGASGELIDMIEKMDDEVDIVYAGHNHKYTNAVVDRKLVVQSYSSGTAFSDVDLLINWKTGDIVKKSAEIVNTVHEGITPDAEIKAMVDAAYNKVKDRLDAVIGKTTAGISKEMNEHGESAMGNLIADSMTAQTGTQLAFMNSGGVRDSVDAGDITWGELFNVQPFGNDLVTMELTGQQVYDLLNQQWSTGAAKILQVSGLTVKYSSKTGTDGKVTGQVKEVKLADGKELDKGATYTVTVNNFMATGGDGFTVLKAGKKPTVNITDLDALINYVKKTGTVDAKIEGRVTKVAE; translated from the coding sequence ATGGCGAAAAAATCAATTTCGAAAGTAAGCCGTACGATGTTAGCAACCACTATGGCTCTTTCAGTACTAGCAACACCTATCACTTGGAAAGACGTAGTAAGTGCAAAGGAAACGATCAAGTTTTCTGATGTTTCTGAGAAGCATTGGGCATATACAGTTATCCATGAACTAGCTAATGAAGGCCTAGTATCAGGTGTTGGCGGCAACAAGTTTGCTCCAGAACAGAAACTTACTCGTGCACAGTTTATTTCTATTATTGCGCGTGCGTTAGATCTACCTGAAGCAACGAAAAAGACACCGTTTACAGATGTACCTGCTTGGGCAGCAAACGACATTGCAGCAGCTTATGAAGCTGGTCTAGTAAAAGGAACGACTCCTACTAAACTAGAACCTACTAAAACGTTAACTCGTGAAGAAATGATCGCCATGCTTGTAAGAGCTTATGAATATGGGATGGACGTTAAATTAGAAGCAGGTGAGACTCCTGACTTTGCTGATATGGACAAAGTAAGTTCATGGGCGAAGGAAGTAGTTGCAGTCGGTGTACAAAACGGACTGATCAACGGTAAAGCTGGAAATCTATTAGCGCCACAAGACATAACAAATCGTGCTGAAGGTGCGGCGGTTATCTACAACTTACTTGATAGCTCGCTCATTTCTGCTCAATTATTAGGATTGAATGACTTCCACGGTCAGATTAACACATATAAAAAAGTTGGAGATAAAATGGCAGGTGGCGCTGAATATTTAGCTGCTTACCTAAAGAAACATGAAGCAGAGAATCCAGAGAACACATTGTTAGTTCATGCTGGTGACGCGGTTGGAGCAAGTTCTCCTGCATCTGCTCTGCTACAGGACGAGCCTACGATTGAGATCTTTAACAAACTAGGCTTTGATGTTGGAACACTAGGAAACCATGAGTTTGACGAAGGCGTAGAAGAGATGAAACGCTTAATCTTTGGTGGTAAGCATGAGGCAACAGGAGATTTTGCTGGTGCAAAATTTGATTATGTAGCGGCAAACGTAGTTGACGAGTTTACTAAAAAACCAATCTTAGATCCGTACGTAGTTAAAGAAGTTGAAGGCGTACCTGTTGGGTTCATCGGTGTAGTTACAACTGAAACGCCAAGTATTGTTATTCCAAGTGGAGTAAAAGGTGTTAAGTTTACAGATGAAACTGAAGCGATCAATAAATATGCAGCAGAGCTTAAAGAACTAGGTGTTGAAGCGATTGTTGTTCTTGCACACAAACCTGCGATCTCAAATACAGATGGAACAGGTGCATCTGGTGAGCTGATCGATATGATCGAGAAGATGGATGACGAAGTAGATATCGTTTATGCTGGACATAACCATAAGTACACGAACGCGGTAGTAGATCGTAAACTAGTTGTCCAATCGTATTCTTCAGGAACAGCATTCTCTGATGTCGACCTTCTTATCAATTGGAAAACAGGTGACATCGTTAAGAAATCTGCTGAAATTGTAAATACAGTTCATGAAGGTATCACACCAGATGCTGAGATTAAAGCGATGGTTGATGCAGCTTACAATAAAGTAAAAGATAGACTTGATGCTGTTATTGGAAAAACAACAGCTGGAATCAGCAAAGAGATGAATGAGCACGGAGAAAGCGCAATGGGTAACTTGATCGCTGACTCGATGACTGCTCAAACAGGAACACAGTTAGCATTCATGAACTCAGGTGGCGTACGTGACAGCGTAGACGCTGGTGACATCACATGGGGTGAACTATTTAACGTTCAACCATTCGGTAACGACCTTGTAACGATGGAGCTAACAGGACAACAAGTGTATGACTTATTGAATCAACAATGGTCTACAGGTGCTGCAAAGATTCTTCAAGTATCAGGTCTAACGGTTAAGTACTCTTCTAAAACAGGTACTGACGGTAAAGTGACTGGACAAGTAAAAGAAGTTAAACTTGCTGACGGTAAAGAACTTGATAAAGGAGCTACTTACACTGTAACAGTTAACAACTTTATGGCAACAGGTGGAGATGGATTCACTGTGCTAAAAGCTGGTAAAAAACCTACAGTTAATATCACAGACTTGGATGCGTTAATCAATTACGTGAAGAAAACGGGTACAGTGGATGCGAAGATCGAAGGACGCGTAACCAAAGTAGCAGAATAA
- a CDS encoding DUF2628 domain-containing protein yields MDHTQGGTSYSSDRMLDSGEQAKLGEFVGEKKRDFYFSKWQKDNSWNWAAFFLPLFWLGYRKMLKPVIYILLGFLVIDIIILFLGIDGAAISRGLGYGLAGALGITGNMFYRKHAEKQVQEVNQLSISEEEKMHELRKRGGTSRKGAFLAVLMFIGYLAITLVLTLTLA; encoded by the coding sequence ATGGATCATACTCAGGGAGGCACAAGTTATTCTAGCGATAGGATGCTTGATAGTGGTGAACAAGCTAAACTCGGTGAATTTGTAGGAGAAAAAAAGAGAGACTTTTACTTTAGTAAGTGGCAGAAAGACAATAGTTGGAACTGGGCAGCCTTCTTTTTACCCCTTTTTTGGTTAGGATATCGAAAAATGCTCAAGCCTGTTATTTACATCCTTCTTGGTTTTTTAGTAATTGACATTATCATTTTATTTCTTGGTATTGATGGGGCAGCGATCAGTAGAGGATTAGGATATGGACTTGCCGGTGCTCTAGGGATAACAGGTAATATGTTTTATAGAAAGCACGCTGAAAAACAAGTACAAGAAGTCAATCAGCTTTCTATCAGCGAAGAGGAGAAGATGCACGAACTTCGCAAACGTGGCGGCACAAGTAGGAAAGGTGCTTTCTTAGCTGTTTTAATGTTTATTGGTTATTTAGCTATTACCCTAGTATTGACACTTACTTTAGCATAA
- a CDS encoding VanZ family protein, whose translation MKLKLYQWIPVLLIVIGVFYSSSQPYQKQDVRPEIGKYVDLEKVEKNFSDVKIHYAGSEVSVEARGAASFIEFFIRKGAHFTVFFALGFFSFRALRISGNRTWKSAAIAFVLVASYAAFDETHQNFTENRTPHVEDVVIDITGGTTAILLASLIYRNRPIKKTSYRNV comes from the coding sequence TTGAAATTAAAATTATATCAGTGGATTCCTGTTCTATTGATTGTTATAGGTGTTTTCTATTCATCGTCTCAGCCATATCAAAAGCAAGATGTTCGACCTGAGATTGGTAAATATGTAGATTTAGAAAAAGTCGAAAAAAACTTCAGTGACGTAAAAATCCATTATGCGGGTTCTGAAGTTAGTGTTGAAGCGCGAGGAGCAGCAAGTTTTATAGAGTTTTTTATTCGTAAAGGAGCTCACTTTACCGTTTTCTTTGCACTCGGGTTTTTCTCTTTCCGTGCTTTACGCATAAGTGGAAACAGAACGTGGAAGTCAGCCGCCATCGCTTTCGTACTTGTAGCAAGCTATGCAGCGTTTGATGAAACTCATCAAAACTTCACAGAAAATCGCACGCCACATGTTGAAGATGTAGTCATTGATATTACCGGTGGGACTACAGCCATACTTCTTGCCAGTCTCATCTACCGGAATAGACCTATTAAAAAAACCAGCTATCGGAATGTATAA
- a CDS encoding stalk domain-containing protein, protein MKKRWLLCGVVTVVLMSILAKPAIAADFPRQKLISSKFFNESQMMIVESNGWDTKYAKLSTYEKVNGVWTKVFNDMPAMIGYNGFARVMKEGGGASPSGIYSMGLGFGSVAKPANSNYPYRVTTSYDYWVDDVTSLDYNKWINYSGDPTKRWKSFERMNHPLYKYGAVIKYNENPIVAGKGSAIFLHMWKSSSSATAGCVAVSETNMKTLLSWMDPKKKPLMVMGPTSEVDGYLYARNEKLPEVDVMINGVKQTFDQPAVSVDNRTLAPFRGIGEALGAKVEWNAETETVKAVRNGTTVELKYLSNVGKINGESVQLDTALISINNRMVVPVRFFAEAFGADVKWDASRNLVVIND, encoded by the coding sequence ATGAAGAAACGATGGTTATTATGTGGTGTGGTTACGGTGGTGTTGATGAGTATACTCGCAAAACCAGCAATAGCAGCTGATTTTCCGCGTCAGAAGCTGATCTCGAGTAAGTTTTTTAACGAATCTCAGATGATGATTGTAGAATCAAATGGCTGGGATACAAAATACGCGAAGCTTTCTACATACGAAAAAGTAAACGGTGTTTGGACGAAAGTGTTCAACGATATGCCTGCAATGATCGGTTATAACGGCTTTGCCCGAGTGATGAAAGAAGGCGGCGGCGCTTCTCCGAGCGGAATCTATAGCATGGGATTAGGATTTGGTTCTGTAGCAAAACCTGCTAACAGCAATTACCCTTATCGTGTCACCACTTCTTACGATTATTGGGTAGATGATGTTACGTCTCTTGATTACAACAAGTGGATCAATTATAGTGGTGATCCTACGAAACGATGGAAGTCATTTGAAAGGATGAATCACCCTCTATATAAGTATGGAGCAGTCATTAAATATAATGAAAATCCAATTGTAGCAGGTAAAGGAAGTGCTATCTTTCTTCATATGTGGAAGAGCTCTTCCTCAGCAACAGCAGGATGTGTAGCCGTATCAGAGACAAACATGAAAACCTTGTTAAGCTGGATGGATCCAAAGAAAAAACCACTCATGGTGATGGGGCCAACTTCTGAAGTCGATGGATATTTGTATGCGCGGAATGAGAAACTACCTGAAGTGGACGTAATGATTAACGGTGTGAAGCAGACCTTTGATCAACCTGCTGTATCCGTTGATAACCGTACACTTGCACCGTTTCGAGGCATAGGAGAAGCATTAGGTGCGAAGGTAGAATGGAATGCAGAAACCGAAACCGTAAAAGCAGTACGAAATGGTACTACGGTTGAGTTAAAGTACCTTTCGAATGTTGGAAAGATCAATGGCGAAAGCGTTCAGTTAGATACAGCTTTGATCAGTATCAATAACCGAATGGTCGTACCCGTGCGATTCTTCGCTGAAGCATTTGGAGCTGATGTGAAGTGGGATGCGTCAAGGAACTTAGTTGTAATTAACGATTGA
- a CDS encoding LTA synthase family protein has protein sequence MKKQIKSLSISLLIYSMFVILIGWKLTWFSNQSDTLFSQYGIIEMFKRLFNFFVNDASFSPLREGILLVSFGAIILASFWTIFLKLRKQLIALIIVDFILSFIILADAIYFRYFEDLISSAVLLQIKQMSSLGSSVGDLFTWKDFLLFGDVLIFTVLLVVLYKKIPHNKNANPALRLATGLVAGAAGAWLFFYPLHDFVEKGGAYLFDKTLSSMRVYEVTGLFGFHGFDTYKYLDEYVLNKKEVSAKDRKDAQAWFRDKNKEPAVQTVYEKKAAGKNLIMVQLEAYQSYVIDKKVNGQEITPNLNKLKKESLYFSDIHHQTASGRTSDAEFAANTSFYPLATGSAYVRFPRNEYDSLPLIMKENGYDTAAYHAYKPGFWNRYIVYPNLGFNEFHSIEDFKKGEQIGWSLGDESFFTQSVDIMKEGEDPFYSFLIALTSHYPYTMPAQYQNLDIDDVGDVNLRNYLQSVHYVDQAVGTFIEKLKKEGLWENSVVVFYGDHDSGYMQANTGSTLFANTKADKLGELEVKDGIPLFMHVPGVDGKEINKAGGQVDIMPTLLHLFGMNKDNYHHMGQNLLDDQESSVVFRYGSVKTDKYYYKAAYDLKLENGTCYDIESRQSVSVETCKPLYDKSIEHLGISDDVIFGNLVELWRNQSVK, from the coding sequence ATGAAAAAGCAAATAAAGTCGTTAAGCATATCTCTTCTCATTTATAGTATGTTTGTTATCCTCATCGGCTGGAAATTAACATGGTTTTCTAATCAGTCTGATACCCTTTTCTCGCAATACGGAATCATTGAAATGTTTAAACGATTGTTTAACTTCTTTGTGAATGATGCTTCTTTCTCACCACTAAGAGAAGGGATTCTGCTCGTTTCATTCGGAGCGATCATATTAGCTTCATTCTGGACAATTTTTCTGAAACTCAGAAAGCAATTGATTGCCCTCATCATCGTAGATTTTATACTTTCATTCATTATCCTAGCAGATGCGATTTATTTCAGATATTTCGAGGACTTGATCTCGAGCGCCGTATTATTACAAATAAAACAGATGAGCTCACTCGGCAGTTCGGTTGGTGATCTTTTTACTTGGAAAGATTTCTTATTGTTCGGTGATGTTCTGATTTTCACAGTACTCTTAGTAGTACTTTATAAAAAAATTCCACATAACAAAAACGCAAACCCTGCTCTTCGTCTTGCAACAGGTTTAGTTGCTGGTGCTGCTGGAGCGTGGCTGTTCTTCTATCCACTTCACGATTTCGTTGAAAAGGGAGGAGCTTACCTTTTTGATAAGACGTTATCGAGCATGCGGGTATACGAAGTAACAGGATTGTTCGGTTTTCATGGATTTGATACGTATAAGTACTTAGATGAGTATGTATTAAATAAGAAGGAAGTCAGTGCGAAAGATCGCAAAGACGCTCAAGCTTGGTTCCGGGATAAAAATAAGGAACCTGCTGTTCAAACAGTTTACGAAAAAAAAGCAGCAGGGAAGAACCTAATTATGGTTCAACTGGAGGCTTACCAAAGCTATGTTATCGATAAAAAAGTAAACGGACAAGAGATTACGCCAAACTTGAATAAGTTAAAAAAAGAATCACTCTATTTTAGTGATATCCATCATCAAACAGCGAGTGGACGTACATCGGATGCGGAGTTTGCAGCGAATACATCCTTCTATCCGCTTGCAACAGGTTCAGCATATGTAAGGTTTCCCCGTAACGAGTATGATTCGCTGCCGCTCATTATGAAAGAGAACGGATATGACACAGCAGCCTATCATGCATACAAACCTGGGTTTTGGAATCGTTACATCGTCTATCCAAACCTCGGATTCAATGAGTTTCATAGTATTGAAGATTTTAAAAAGGGTGAGCAGATCGGCTGGTCTTTAGGAGATGAATCTTTCTTCACGCAATCCGTTGATATTATGAAGGAAGGCGAAGATCCATTTTATTCATTTTTAATTGCCTTGACTTCACATTATCCTTACACGATGCCAGCTCAGTATCAAAACTTGGACATTGATGATGTAGGCGATGTAAACCTTCGAAACTATCTTCAGTCTGTTCATTATGTTGATCAGGCAGTTGGAACTTTTATAGAGAAATTGAAAAAAGAAGGCTTATGGGAAAACTCAGTCGTTGTCTTTTATGGTGATCATGATAGCGGATATATGCAGGCGAATACGGGCTCAACCCTATTTGCTAACACAAAAGCAGATAAACTTGGTGAGCTTGAAGTAAAGGATGGCATACCATTGTTCATGCATGTACCAGGTGTTGATGGAAAAGAAATAAACAAAGCAGGCGGACAAGTAGATATTATGCCAACGTTGCTGCATCTTTTTGGAATGAATAAAGACAACTACCATCACATGGGCCAAAACTTGTTAGATGATCAAGAAAGCTCTGTTGTATTTCGTTATGGTTCAGTTAAAACGGATAAATACTATTACAAAGCCGCCTATGATCTAAAGTTAGAAAACGGAACATGCTATGATATTGAGTCGAGACAGTCTGTTTCTGTAGAAACGTGTAAACCACTCTATGATAAAAGTATTGAGCATCTCGGGATATCAGATGATGTGATATTCGGGAATCTCGTTGAACTTTGGCGCAATCAATCAGTTAAATAA
- a CDS encoding DUF2584 family protein translates to MNMPFNMHTSILTNGTEKRLEGNTFKLELEGYHLYVLNNIQNVQKTEKSQPSGKGKVIEINWKENKTQLTYELVDLHNVN, encoded by the coding sequence ATGAACATGCCTTTTAACATGCATACGAGCATCTTAACGAACGGGACGGAAAAACGTTTAGAAGGAAATACGTTTAAACTAGAGCTCGAGGGATACCACTTATACGTTTTGAACAACATTCAAAACGTACAAAAAACAGAGAAGTCACAACCCTCAGGTAAAGGAAAAGTGATTGAAATCAACTGGAAAGAGAACAAAACACAGCTTACATATGAACTTGTTGATTTACACAATGTAAATTAA